Genomic window (Salvelinus namaycush isolate Seneca chromosome 10, SaNama_1.0, whole genome shotgun sequence):
ATctacattttaagctaaacattctgatctgttccatcagccttTTTAATTGAAACGGTGTATTCCTCCACTACGCTACTTTGGTATGTATCAGTGGTGGTTGAGAAGTGAATATAAGCAATGCCCACGGAAAATAAGTGGGTGTATGTCTGCGTATACCCCCCACTAGACCACTGGTGTATGCAACTAATACACTTTGTtttgacatgtttttatttttattcactGATTTTACACCATAATATTTAGACCCTTACCAAAAATGAATGCTAGCGCAATTACGCACAAAACCTAATTGCTGAAATTGGACACACTGTTGCCATATATTCCATTTTCGAAAATATCGAATTTAATGCGTATAATTTTCTTTAGGTGCTTGTTAAAGTTTACAGCTGGAGTGCTCCTAGGCAACGCTCTCTGCTGAGTCTATCAAATTCTTGATCTTGCGGGCAGCCGCGAGCAACATCCCGCAGCAGCGCCTTCCCCAGTCGCTTGCGCGCCACGTGTCGCGGGGTTCTGCAGCAGCTGGAGATCACGCCCGCACATCATACAACCAGGGGAGCCCGCTGAGGAGCGCGCACGCCCCGGGCTGACGGAGAGAGCCGAGCATACGCAACCCCTGCCTTTCTGTCGTTAACGGCTGTACGCTATTACTATTGCATGGGGCACAGAACATAATTATTGTGTAAAAGTTGAAAATATTGACTTTATGATTTTTAAACAGGGATATAATAAAACATTATGGACTTTTAAACTTTTATTTACAAAACGTCCTGCAGGATATAATCGGCGTCGCGCATACCTTTCTTGACATCCCATGACTGGATTTAAGTGTCGGCTATATTCACTTCAAATAGCCTAACTATGTTGATATAATCGTAagcatgtatttaaaaaaaaatattaatagttTTTAAGTGTAATAACTTGGGAATTACTAAATGTATGTGTTAAAACTATCTGTGTGGGGGAAATTATCTCAACAATTAAATTTACAGCTCGAGCTTGCGTCTGTCTCTCTGATAAGGATAAGGAAATGTAATTATGACCTGAAATTCAATGCGTAGCCTAACTTCTGCCCGACCAAAGGCAATGCAGGCAATGCATCGCTCTAATCGTGTGCTCTCACTCAGAAATATCTCTGCTCTGCTCGCATTCCGATAAGCCCGATCGAGCTCTCAGTAGGCGTGGTTTTCCCAGGCTTTTAAAACAGCAGCTGCTATTTACCTTCCCTGTAATGTAAACCACCACCGCCACCCCTAGCCCGGCAGCCAAACCTCAACCACTGCGCTCATAAAACATCCTGGCACGTGCTCCACATTCACAATAGCGCTCGCATGCCGACAGATGTCAAAATGCCAAATTTGTACAGCGGTGGGGCGCATTAAAGAAATACTGCTCCAATCTTGACAGGTTAAAGTTGAGATGATTTTTGAACTCACGCAGTGCACACTTGATCGAGGTTGTAGTTCTCAGCCTCACTGCAACACAGGGCAATCTAAGAGGAGACAGCCAGGTTCTTTCCCCAAGTTTACATCACATGATATAAACTGTAACAATACTAGGTTATTACATTATAGCCTAACAAGCCTACTTAATTAGGCCTGCACTGTTAATTAAGAACTATACATTTGGTTTCTTGAACCATTGCATAAATTACCTAAGCTATGCTATTTCCTTAAACACTATTGTTGGAACAGGTTATATTCTGTGAATGTACACATTTACTGGCTTGTAGTCCACAAGTATGTGGAAAATAATACAAGTAGGCTATGTGGAAAAGTGCATTGTTTGTATAGTACTATTGGGTGCTATAGCCACTATTATCGTGTGTAGAGTTATCACCTCCTGTGCGTATCGCCTGAAAGTTAGGGATCAGCATGCCAAGTCAGCCCTGCACTCTGTGCTGGTAGTCAGGGGCTCAAGTGTTAATATGTAAACGGAATGATTGAAGGCAGTCCCGGTTGTGCCCTAAACCCGGCCGCGCGCCATTGGCCACCCGCTCAAACGCCAAACAACCAATGGAAGAGCGCCGAACACGAGCCATCCTCCCCTCCGGCCGCGTGTCCCTCACGCTGATTGGTAGAAAGTTACTGTGGGAAAGAAAGTTTGGGAAGTTTCACACGAGCCGTTCGCGTGCAGTCCCAGATATAAATACGACCAACACGAAGTGCCTTTACGTTCTACTCAGACGCAGCGTCCGTTGGCAGACAGTGGTCTTTCGACTCCGTGACATAATTCAGCCTGCCGCTCTCTTGGGGACAGTTGTCTCTCGCGCATAGGTGCATCACCACACAGAAAAGGATTTTGTTCTCCCGGAATTTGGAATTTTATAAGAGGGTACTGTGAAGAAGTGCCGACTGCTTGTCAATAACCACCAACAGTGGACTGTAATACCGAGTTGCCGGTGTATGTGTGGAAGGGATATTTCAGACGGACAGAAGATGCCTGCCGATATGATGGAAAAAAACTCATCCTCTCCGGTTGCTGCTACCCCAGCCAGCATGAACACGACACCCGATAAACCCAAGACGGCTTCCGAGCACAGGAAGGTTAGTAGTCGGTCAAAGCATTTTTTACAAATGCCGAtattctctccgtctctccaaaATTACGCACGGGCTGGTATAGCGAAACATGAACCATTCATCCACCTTGAGCAAGTTCCATCATTCTAACAATTTCTTTTATTTGTTTTCTCTAGTCATCCAAACCTATCatggagaaaaggagaagagccAGAATCAACGAAAGCTTGGGACAGTTGAAAACACTTATCCTGGACGCGCTCAAAAAAGATGTAAGTCTTCTGTTATTACTCTCGTAACAAATTCATTATTACCATCACAATACCATATTAACTTGATTGAAAACATTAACGCCTGACGAAATTCCCAGGAGACAATCTTCAAGCCTAACAATATGACTCTTCATTTTACAGAGCTCTAGACACTCAAAACTTGAAAAGGCAGACATCCTGGAGATGACGGTGAAACATCTCCGGAACCTCCAGAGAGCGCAAATGACTGGTAAGTGACTGTAGCTGCTCGGTGAATACCCGGGGTGATTTCTTCCAGACTTCCTTCTGCGGATTAGATGACGATAAGAAGGCGGTGGTCAGGTTACAGACTTGGCCCATATCCTCACTCCCATATTGTCTCTGAATATAGCTATTGTATAGATGACTATATCACAATAATAGCCAATATAGGTTAGCCATTGGTGAGCCTTGAAATGTATCTTTTTTAGTTTGAGCAATGTTCATGTTCGGAATTTAAATTTGTATCATTTTTCTCGGTACTCTCAGTGGTTTataattttctctctttctcccaaagcTGCTTTGAACACGGATCCCACCGTGCTGGGGAAATACAGAGCCGGATTCAACGAGTGCACGAATGAAGTCACCCGGTTCCTATCCACCTGCGAGGGGGTAAACACCGAGGTCAGAACGCGGCTTCTCGGACACTTGGCCAGTTGCATGACGCAGATCAACGCTATGAACTACCCCACACAGCACCAGATTTCAGCCGGGCCTCCCCACCCCTCCTTCGGCCAGTCCATGGTACAGATGCCCAACTCATCTCCGCAAGGCAACGTGATGCCCCTGCCTTGTAAAGGTGGCTCTCCCCAGAGCATGTCACCAGAAGCCACTAAAGTATACGGCGGTTTCCAGCTCGTACCTGCCTCAGACGGACAATTCGCCTTCCTCATCCCCAACGCAGCTTTTGCACCCAACGGTCCGGTTATCCCCGTGTATGCGAACCAGGTCAACACGCCTGTTCCAGCGGCGGTGTCCCCCGGTGCACCAACAGGCAACTCGGACTCAGTGTGGCGACCCTGGTAGAGCAAAAAAAAAGGACATATTGAAAATAATTTTCTAATGACACTCAGTTCGATCATTGTTCAATGTtacaaaacatttgttttgatttcgTTTTTGTACTTTCAATGCGTTAAGATGAAAAGATGCACTATATTTGTATAGTTTATGAGGGAGTGAAGTTCATATTGGAAAGAGATTTGTATCGTTGAAGTCTTTTCACTGCATTTTATATTCGAGGTGTCTTTTTTTACTGTGTGATGCCAAAGATATGTTGAATGCCCTTGACGTAATTCTTCGTTTTTACGACATACGTCGTATTTACGTAATTCTTCGTTCTGGAAGACAAATAAATGTGTAAAGATATTGAAAAACATCTGCTCTGATTTTCTCAACAGAAACCTGATCACCAAATAATGGCCTACCTAATTCTTAACTTTTGCTTTGAGCTGTGTAGCGAAGATACACTTGAGAATAATGAGTTATACATTCTATAAGAGAAAATGGCTGTCATATTCTACCAATATTTTTGCGCAAAAGTCATATTTGATATTGAGTTGTGCATAATTGGCAGACGAAAATCGTTTATATTCTGCTGCGCGCAAAACCCATGCACATTCAACCATATGTAAACTAAACACAGCCACTTGTCGCTCCAGGAATGGATCACAATTTAGTCTTAAATTGCGTAAAAGTAGATAATTTTTCTCACCAACACTTGCTTACAAGTTTCATAGACTATGAAGTGGGGCATTTCATTTTATACACGAAGATTTTGCGTAAAATGCCATCGCACAAAGACCGTTGCTTCTGGCTTCTTTCAACAAGAAACGTGCCTGATATGAACCAGAGTTGACCAGGTGCATCCGAATCCAGGTGTTGCTCGGTGAGatgtgagacaggagaggagaggagagggggaaacaaCACTGAATATGTGTGAAATAATGAGGCCCTTTAGGCCTGAAAGGGATACCAGTTTGACAAAAATTATATTCCTAAAAATTACTTTCGATAACATTTATCAAAGATCACATATATCCAAGATAATATGGACGTTTTTGTCCTTGAGTAATTGTTTTTGTAGGCTAACTTTTAATTAGTTATATCAACATCTCTCCCGCTGTTACTGTCATAAGTGGCCAATGAACcttgaataaaaaatgtattgttaTTTTAATTTGTGTATCACCAACGAATGTTGTTTTATCCACATAATCAGATGAGACTATTGTTGACAATATGTCAAGTATATGTGAGTCGAAGTTTTGAACAGGAAAGCCTGTTTTGAAGAGGGACGGCTCATTTTACCGTTTGCAGCGGAGATTGCGAGTCTTCAATGATTTTAGAAGTCACGTGCGCCATCTAGCAACACAGGAAGGAAGCGCAATCTGATTGCGGTAGTATCGATCAATGGTTACTACCAGATATCAGCCACGTTAGTCCCTGTCATATAAGTAAGTATATGGTCCTCACGTCTCGTGTAAAATGTTGACCTTGGTTGAAATGCAAGATATCAATACATAGACTATACTTATAATAGGGCTATATTATTATAATCACAGGACAACGTATAATCTATGGGACACCAGCGTAGATGCATGGCAGAGACCGGATGAAAAAGATACCGGAACCGTTCTATGGTAAGTGCCTTACTCAATGAAGACACAGAACATAAAAAGACTGCACGGTAGATTACATTTGTTCCTCTGGGATTTGATGTTAGTCGGCTGTACATGAAATGACAGTAACCTCTTATGTGATCCCTAAACATTCTTACGTTTCCCACAAAATATGCAGATCGAAATATAGTCTACATTTTAAGTACTTCAAGTAGTGTTTTAAAAAGAACCTTCAGCAGAGGCATTGtaactagtgtcctgtccagggagtgTACTAGTACATCAAGTTGCCTCATGCTACAGAATCAGAAGAAAGGCTATGGGCCGTTCTGACTCTGCTTACTTTACAGGCAATGTATTGGAATGTACTCTGCATGTTGCTTTTACTTTGTAAGTGGCAcatacactatatgaccaaaagtatgtggacacctgctcgtcgaacatctcattcaaaaatcagggacattaatatggagttggtcccccctttgctgctataacagcctccactcttctgggaaggctttccactagatgttggagcatttctgcggggacttgcttccattcagccacaaaagcattagtgagatcgggcactgatgtAAGGCGAGTAGGCTCTGGATCGCAGTCTGCATTGCaactcatcccaaaggtgttcgacggagttgaggtcagggctctgtgcggTGTGTAAGTCAAGTTCTTACACACCGATcctgacaaaccatttctgtatggacctcgctttgtgctcgggggctttgtcatgctgaaacaggaaagggccttccccaaactgttgccacaaagttggaagcacagaatcgtctagaatgtcattgtatgctgtagcgttaagatttctattcactggaactaaggggcctagcccgaaccatgaaaaacaaccccagaccattattactcctccaccaaacattacagttggcactatgcattggggcaggtagtgttctcctggcatccgccaaacccagattcatccattggactgccagatggtgaagcatcattcatcactccagagaacgcatttcaactgttccagagtccaatggcggtgagttttacaccactccagtcgacgcttTGCATTatacatggtgatcttaggcttatgtgcggctgctcagccatggaaacccatttcatgatcccgacaaacagttcttgtgctgacgttgcttccagaggcagtttggaactcggtagtgagtgttgcaaccgaggacagacgatttttactcgctacgcgcttcagcactcggcggtcccgttctgtgagcttgtgtggcctaccacttcgcagctgagccgttgttgctcctagatgtttccacttcacaataacagcacttacagttgaccggggcagctctcgcagggcagaaattttaacgaactgaattgttggaaaggtggcattctatgacggtgccacgttgaaagtcactgagctcttcggtaccggtcattctactgccaatgtttcctatggagattgcatggccgtgtgctcgattgtatacacctgtcagcaacgggtgtggctgaaatagccgaatccactaatttgaaggggtgtccacatacttttgtatatatagtgtatctctgGGCAGAGAGTGCAGTGAGCAACCCCCGTACTGCTTCCTTTGTGTAATTGCTTTGTTCTGAGGAACACCTTGATGCTAAGAAGTGACAGAGGGAAGACATGCTAAACACTGCTGCCACAGCGGCCATGCGGTAGCGTTCTGCCCAGGTGTGTGCCGCCTCCAGCTATTCAAGTGTGGTCATTTCAAGGGGGGCACCGCAGGTGTTTGCAATTACCAATCTGCTAAGAGGCAGAAAGTGTGGCTAAGTGCCATCATTTTTAATTTCCATCACACCTTTTACAGGGCCGGGGCTGCGCTATTAAAGCCATGTGTTTGTTGGACGTTGGAGACAGGACAGGCTACCACTCTGGGTAACACAGTCAGTCCCTGTGAGCCTGAGGTCCCCCCTACCCCCACACACCTACCCACCCACCATTACACACAACGTTCCCACAACGTCCCGTGTCCACAGTCCATTTCCTGTCCTAGCCCAGGGCCACAGCTGGATGCGGGCTGTCTGGGAGGCACGTGGTGCAACCCGGACGACACCCAGCTGcctcccctctccacctcccttcctcccctctacctcccccaatcatcatcatcagccccccccccccccccccccccctccagataACAGCTTTACGAGGCTCTCCGATTACCAAGCGCAGTGGCTACGCTGCCGAACTGACCGCACACATGTCACAACACGACCGGGGGGGTTAGCTGCCATGCGTGTCCATTAACATTTCCCACACTCCGCGCGCATGCGAAATAAAAAAAACTCTGCTTCCTCCTTGGCTCCTAAGTGCTACCATATGTtgcgatctctctctctctctctctctctctctctctctctctctctctctctctctctctctctctctctctctctctctctctctctctctctctctctctctctctctctctctctctctctctctctctctctctctctctctctctctctctctctctctctctctctctctctctctctctctctctctctctctctctctctctctctctcatattccccttctctccctcagcCCGTCACTTGGGCTGTCTTTGATTGCAGCCCAGACAAGCACGAGCTTTATGATTTAAGCCTAGGGCTTGCTGTACCAAGCCCTGGACTCATTTTGAAGCCAAAcccccccctccacctcccctcctcacccctccctcccctcgcGCCCCTCCTGCAGTTGCAAGGGAAGGCTGTTTTCTGGCAGGAAATGAATAGCTCCCAGATGAGCGCAGGAACCTGAGAGGTCGTGAGAACGAGGCGAACCCCTCTCTGCAGCCGGCCTGTTGCCAGCCGCCGGGGGAATGTGGGAGAGCGTCTCTCTGACACACGCGTCAACCCTCCctccccgctctccctccctgctgcctctctccctgcctcactGGCTGCCTGGCCTGGAAACTGGCCTGACTGACAAGGCAGCAGCCCCGGAGTAGGGCAGAGCGGACAAGGGGCAGGGTGAGGGTAGGGTGGAGGGGGTTGGCAGGAAGTGCTGGATCTCTGCTGCACCCAGTCCTAGTgttcgcacgcacgcacactttTAACTGTAACACACATGCAACGTGCAAAGGTTAGCACTTGTACAGCAATCCTGAACTAACATGTGGTGGCTAACATACACACGTAAGCCCTCCCCTGAtccaacacacatacagt
Coding sequences:
- the LOC120054398 gene encoding transcription factor HES-1-B-like encodes the protein MCGRDISDGQKMPADMMEKNSSSPVAATPASMNTTPDKPKTASEHRKSSKPIMEKRRRARINESLGQLKTLILDALKKDSSRHSKLEKADILEMTVKHLRNLQRAQMTAALNTDPTVLGKYRAGFNECTNEVTRFLSTCEGVNTEVRTRLLGHLASCMTQINAMNYPTQHQISAGPPHPSFGQSMVQMPNSSPQGNVMPLPCKGGSPQSMSPEATKVYGGFQLVPASDGQFAFLIPNAAFAPNGPVIPVYANQVNTPVPAAVSPGAPTGNSDSVWRPW